The Elgaria multicarinata webbii isolate HBS135686 ecotype San Diego chromosome 11, rElgMul1.1.pri, whole genome shotgun sequence genome segment ctgctgctgctttatgcaGGGTTAGAGTAATGGTTTGGGGATAAGATTGGGGTTCTTGTTTCAAAATCTTGTTTTGAAACATACCATCTTAAATATCTTCACAATGAAATGGCTTTGTTCCCATGAACAACTCAATGCAAGGTGAGacaacatgaaaatttcaagttCCAATTATTCATTGAATAACTGTTGATAAAATAGTGTACACGTTATACATTGATTATAAAACTTCATCAAGCTTCCCATTTTCTGCAATATTAATAGCTTAAAAATGGGAGTGCAGGCTGTATATTTTCCAACTTGTACCATTGGATCTTCATACTGTAACAACTCCATAAAACTATCAGCAAAGAAAGAGTTGCATAACATGACATTACATTccagtaagggctcatctacaccaagcaggatattccagtaagaaagcagtatgaaagcagtatataaaaggcaggagcaacactattgctttatagtggtattaaagttctctgacaattgttggggctcattgacacgtaccatatactgctttcatatcactttcatagtgttatatcccgcttggtgtagaagtgtcatgggccccaacagttgtcagtgcacttcagtaccactgtaaagcagtagtgtggctccttccttttatatactactttcaatctgttttcaatgtggattatcctgcttggcgtggaaGAGCCCTAAGACTCCAAAGGaggttctctcccccccacccccagtttcagTGCCCCACTTCTTCTATGTATGAAGACAGCTTCTCTGCAGACATTTGCATATGTGCAGATTCCAGAGAGATAGGCAGCaagcctagatacaccagttgctgggcaacatgggagggagagtgctattgcaccatgtcctacttgtggctccctggtcgacagctgattggctactgtgccGACAGAGTTCTGGCCTAAATGGATCCTTAGTCTGctccagtatggctcttatgttcttaatgttatATGCAATGTTGGCACAGAACTATGTGATGTGGCCCTGCTCCATGTTCATGTGATGAGTTTATCAATATAAGTGACATCTAAATGTGTCTTTAGATCAACTTTAATCTGCAGTTGTATATGTTGGAGTTGTACATGTTTCTATTATGACCTTGTGTGGCATCTGGTGTTACTTTGAATTAAGTTTGGGTTAAACGTTTGGACAGGATTAGCATTCTTGTCTTTAAAATAATCTTGGTTTTAATTCTTTATCCTTTTAGAATATTTTACATTTGTAAGCTGTCTATAATTCTTTTAATTAACAGAACAGAATATTAATACTTGTAATAAACAAACCAATAAGGTATGTCATTGTCTCATTTCTCTTCCACCTGCTGTCTTTCCACTAGCTCCACCCATTTCTTCAAGGCCAAGTGTTCAACAACTCTGTTGGAGAAACAATGTCCTTTAATGCTAATAGGGAAATAGAAGCAGGATTTGACATAATGAGCTTGCTAATTTCCCCAAACAACTCATTCCTTAGAGTAAACGTTGGAAGGATCCAACACAAAGCTCTTACAGAAGAATTTAGCATTAATCAAGATAAAATTACATGGCATGGAAGCTTTAACCAGGTGTGTATTTTAGATTTtacattcagcagtatataaatgttgcaaataaataaatgtaattggaCTGAGTAAACaatttttctccatttccccccctcacattatcaaaagaataaataaaattgctcaTTAATGTACTAGACATATTATATGTGTACAATTCAGTACAATTTTGTTATTCCATGTCAATAGCTCTGGTTCTTTTTAAATCAATTAATGgctatcctcccctcccccagagaCCAATTCCAATTTCTCCAAGGTAAAATCTCTCTTGTATTTGCTAATAGGAGCTGCCCATTTCTTTGTGTAGCAATTCCTGCCATCCCGGtgatcagaagaagaaaaaagaaggggagaaattttgctgctatgattgtgtTCCATGCCAAGCAGGGATGATTTCAAACCAAAAGGGTAAGTCTGTTGCACAGATTCATAGgacacaaaggcaggatctacactgctgctttaaaacggtttatatcagtagtgacaactgttggggtccaggccacactccatatgcagttttcaaaacattttgaaagtgtcatatcctgcttagtgtagatctggcccaaacaTGCCCTAGGAATGGGCTTCATTGCAGGGGCTTGAAAGTTTATTTGGAAGACACATTAACTGAGCACTCACGATCAGGAATCCTGATAAGGTAGATTTCCTGATCATGAGAGCTCTGTAAGTGTGTTCAACTGAATGCACGTCTTTAGGCACTAACTTCAAAAATGACCATCCTTCAATTACCTTTAAATGTGTTCCTTTTTCTATTTCTACTTTGATGTCATGGGTGCTAAGtcatcagtggaacacagctttactttgaatCAAGGCTAACAAGCACGTAGCAGAATGGCTTaacgacaatttctggccaaaacgtgcacattgtgatacatgtgtgaaatttggtatggtggcattTATGACCATGTCGATTACAATGAGAtatagggggtgggtgggtaccaAAGGCACTTCTCACCCAGGGCTCTATCTTAGGGATGGCCCTGAGTGGGGGGTTTGAAAGGCTTATTCTGAAATCAACCAGTTTCCTCAAAGTTGAcactgacttttttctttccttttcgtcCCAGATATGGACGATTGTTTCAAATGCCCAGAAGATCAGTATCCAAATGAAGACCAAGATAAATGCATTCCCAAAATTATAACCTTTCTGTCTTATGAAGAACCATTAGGGATTGGCCTAGCCTCTCTTGCAGTCTCTTTTTCCCTGATCACAGTCTTGGTACTAGGAATTTTTATTAAGCACAAAGATAcacccatagtcaaagccaacaatagGAATATCACATATGTTCTTTTGATCTCTCTTCTGCTTTGCTTCATTTGTTCTCTGTTATTTCTTGGAAAGCCTAGGAAGGTGACCTGCCTTCTCCAACAAACTACTTTTGGCAttgtcttctcagtggctgtttcttctGTGCTGGCAAAAACCATCACCGTGGTTTTAGCTTtcatggccacaaagccaggatCTAGCATGAGGAAATGGATTGGGAAAAGTCTGACCAGCACCACTATTCTTTCTTGCTCCCTTGTGCAAGGGTTTATTTGTACGGTGTGGCTAGGAACCTCTCCTCCATTTCCAGATGTTGATATGGAGTCATTAATAGGAAAGATCATCTTCAAATGTAATGAAGGGTCTGTCCACATGTTTTATATTGTCCTGGGCTACCTGGGACTCCTGTCCATCTTAagcttcactgtggctttcttAGCCAGGAAATTGCCAGATAGTTTCAATGAAGCTAAGtttatcaccttcagcatgctagtgttttgcagtgtttgggtgtcctttgttccAACCTATGTGGGCACTAAAGGGAAATATgtggtagctgtggagatcttctccattttAGGTTCCAGTGCTGGGTTACTGGTTTGTATCTTTTGTCCCAAATGCTATATAATTTTGGTAAAACCTGATCTGAATAAAAAGGAGAAGCTAATGAGGAGAATGAATTGAAGAAACTATCAATATTTACATTtagatgtgtatgtgtgcacacacacttgtgtgtgcgtgtgtgcgtggaATGGGGACAATGGACCTACTCTACGATGGATTCTGTTTAGGCTAGCAGCTATGACAGTCAATCCATTTTATTCATATGTCCCAAACTCTAACAACCAATATATGTCAAATTCAGGGGAATGAAGATAGGAGGTGGGGTCCAGACTTCTTCATACTTAGAGCATATTCACTGAaattattaaaactttacttagaGATGATTAACTTATGTCCCATGGATTTTAATCAGTATAATCTGTGAATACATCCATTATTTTCCCTGTTTTATGATGAATAATTATTCTATTTTTCAGTTTGGTCTTTTACAagtttttacttttttttcttttaaagttttaatgtgattttatttttattacctgaTATGTTTGCACAGCTGAAGGCTCCCTTTGGATTGACGATAAACATTGCTCCTTAAATTAACAAGCTTCATATGGCCTCTAGATCTTTACATCAGTTAACACCAGATTGGACCAATGAGAGCCCTCCACTGCCTGCTACCCCTTCCACTTCATATATTTCCACAAGCCCCTTCAGGAAGGGAAAACTGGCAAGGAACAACAGAGACAGATTGTTTGTCCAATGAAACACCCAATTTAAGGGCAGTCTCTTCCAAACCCAAATAAGGGCAATTCTATTCAGCAGGACCCCATTTCTGAGCcctactctttttttaaaaaaaatatatattaaataccCCGTATCTGGTCTGATCTAGACCAAGCCACAAAAGAAACATCTCTGCATCAGGGATATTTTCGACTGAAAGATTTCTATGCCCAGGATAAAGCCAAAACAATAGAACAACTTGGAGTTGATACAAGAAGCTCAATTATCCCATCTCCTTAGGGACACTAAGACAAAGATACACACACTCAGAACTTTAACAGCATTTGAATAAGCATTGTTAatgaaaggggaaggagggaagggaacagAATCTTTAGTGTATGCTATATTAATAGATGCCCAGATGGTGACAATGGAGGGTTTAAGGAAATTGTGGGAAGCAGATTTtgaaagagaaatagaagaagctaGAAGGAACAAATTGGGGGAAGTTGTAGTGCAGAAATATCGAGGCGACAcatcatagctgggtttaaacaagggccaacatttatttgatggatctgcaaagggaaacctaagcgggcatctaccTATCGCGGCGTGAGCCGCTAATAATCAGGGCGAGGTATTCCGAGCCCCAGAGGCGGCGTGTAACTGTCGCCACCCCTAAGctccccttttggggtggtaggccttccggtgtcaccctcctcctgccgccaggctgtgagtgggtgagaaatgttggcctcaaggataagccTTATTTCAGCTGCTGGActgcagggcttggagctgctgaacctcgggcgttatccttcaccatttggtGCCATGGAAAACTCACCGACTTTAACAAACCGCAGATGCCCGCCTACCCaccataaatgtgaccaaatctgaacaaattaacctatttattactcccttggctgtcttacagtatgaagtaggtgaaaaatctcataaccaattcagattatgagcagaaaattcctacttggctccaAAATAGGCAACCAGCGAacccatactgtctacagggagggagggagggagggagccgattgaggaaagaggaggagaggaggggggcgaGCCTTTAAATAGGCTCTCatacccctccccttctcccaaaGGCGCGAATCGACAGCCAAACTCTGGCGCCCATGCAGCCTCGCTTCTGCCCCCACCCGCAATTAGCTTCCCCTCGCCCAGGCTACACCAGGCACGGCAGATTAGCATTTACGGAATAACAGACCATTTAGATCAATATCAGCTTCTATTCgagaaacttctttaaaaatactgCATAGATGGTATCCAACACTAGTACAACTAGCACACATCACTAAAACTTGTAGTCCCCTCTGTTGGAGAAGCTTCAAGATAAAAGGCACATACTTTCATTTATGGTGGTCTTGTtcatatatacagggattctggagatcAGCACATAGAGAATgaatggttattactagagaaacaattgtatatgatccagaattatttatttatttattagatttctataccgcccaatagccggagctctctgggcggttcacaagaattattTTTGTTATCAGTATATAAGGGACTTAATACTAGATTGAAATGTAAAGACTTTATAATATTCCTGTTGATGGCTGCTCATCAAACAatcacacagcagtggaaaaaattggacaatttgaatttatctgcatggcattgaaatatatggtctgtggcaatatcagaaaaaataacttatgacttgcttcaaattcaagggaaATCAGAATCAACATCATTCAATGTCATATGGGGGAGattcgttcaatatgcatcacatcaGAATGTACAACCATGTATGCCTgcttcagctctgaatatatggacataTATGCATCACATCAGAATATGCATCACATCAGAataacaacagtttattgcggtcaatagaccattccagcaaataaaaaatttacatacaagcaaactgaacataccattaactattaaaaagcaggcgatcatagaagatctaaaagaaatggccaagttcaaaaacttggccacttgctcagtaattgatttgtctatattacaaagtaaaagagacgttaaggattcagctgggtgaccaggataagattgtaaaatagggtttagaagatcgtttctagcccctagataaaatctacaaaacagtaaaacatgagatacagtttccacttcactattgttgcacgggcagcatctgttgagcattggaattttattaaatctgccctccagaagtttggagggaaggacattaagtctggctaatgaaaatgctctcctgtatttaggaatagtcaaccagtgtagataaggcatcccatttttacaaaatgtaaaagtttacagtataaggctggtagtcctagggacaggggggaacatgggccccgtgcagcactctgaaggacttgcatatctatatcaagcagcctctgtttcactactgatttggcactatCTAAATCCCTTGATAATAGCATTTGGGGggataggcctactgacttgattttactagtcatggcctttgaccaaggagattcaaagtggtctaacagaatcttagatactagagaattaTATGGAGGTGCCAACttacagcgaagccaaaaatggataacatggatccaggccaggcaattaacagaattcagaccaacttctagtttaagagcagccccagaaacacacttgggaacaccaaataacatcctaagaaaagaagactgaataccctcaagggaggatttagagcACGGGAACCAAATTGgtgccccatataaaatctgagggatgatttttGGCTTTGAAAATCTGGACAGCTGCCGGAATGAATTTCCcgccccttgtaaaaaagaagcgagtaattgcacctaggtgttgttcagctttagtcttagagtgttttccctgttctctccaagagatggtttcgtggaaccatatacccaagtatttataggagcccacttgctcaatcgtGGAGTTCTCCATGGCCCAAGAAAATCTAACCTTACATTTGGAAAACACCAATACCTTAGATTTAGTATAATTAATGGAAAGCAAGTTTTCTGAGCAGTAGTTTGCAAAGCTGCACAGTAATCTCTTGAGGCCCATCCTGGTCTGAGAGATCAGAACTGCATCGTCTGCATATAGAAGCAGAGAAACTTTAGTGTTCTGTATCTTAGGTGGGTGGGACGGTAAGGGCTCCAATGCATGGGGGAGGTCTgacaaatacaaattaaataataaagctgcgagcacacagccttgtctaaccccacatgatgcagcaatctcttttgtgtagtgacctgatgggctgcaccgaacctgagcagtggtgttatGGTAAAGAGATTGAATCCAAAACAGGAGTCCCTTAtccatagaaagctgttccaattTGTTCCACAGATGCGGGCGTGATATAGAATCAAAAGCCGATTTTAGATCAATaaaggctgcaaaaagtttgccgcctttaggggcagaatatttgtgggccaggtgagtcaagaccaaacagtggtcaagggttgagcagccgggtttaaaaccaatgtacattgatggtgctatataaataaataaataaataataaataacataacataataataacaatctgTTCAACACCCAGTATGTCATGCTCAATGGTCCATGCCTTTAGTTTGAAGCCTAAATAACTGGCATAGATCTTCCCCACTATCGATAACAAGCTAATAGGGCGGTAATTAGATGGATCATCTTTgcggccttttttatatattggaattataaaagctttcagccaaacagcaggaataatgcctgattggttaattaaagagaataaagaggccaacaagggggcccaccagctgatgtCCATAACTGGGACACAAATCAGGGTCCAATATCAATTGCACCACCAACTAACCCCattgcccattattattattattattattattattattattatttatttatttatttatttatttatatagcaccatcaatgtacatggtgctgtacagagtaaaacagtaaatagcaagaccctgccgcataggcttacaatctagaagcAAGACTTGTAGAGCTTTTTATGCAGATTCCCTGAGTGAGAAGGACAAGTGAAGGACACCTGTTCCCGATTATGTTGGGAAAAGGGAAAAAGGCCTTAAAGTGACCTTAAAAGCAGGCATGTGGGGGcagctgccacgacacaggctctgaacaacagacctggccgaggctactccctgctcaagccaagcaccaccgcttgatacgcctgaggcaagggataaagcccaccttcctccaaactatgtggagaaaggggtttaaaatggagaaggattttaatatatgtaatataatgcgctgtgagttatatctgcttaggtgaatgattgtcagagtgggtgctgaatgtgtaaacttaagatgataaacgccaaacagacacgtgggatttttgtggtagttttaaaacaaacaatcataatttatttttaaaagttcataagctttgtttcaaataacaagatttaaaaacctttttgaaaccttccataaaatccggtcactcattcacattcgcgctttcctttctctcccacaatcactcttgaactttctttattctcagtattgattaatatacttccactacgtgcacaccacactctaaagacaccactcactacactgactctcaaatttcccaaaacttaagtaccataaatacagagagcactacagactctaagagtacctaacaagtctccctggaaagaactcacaatcccctcagtaattcccttatatatcactcctcccccctcccaagacattctaactccgcccactcaggccaacattctacaaaccacagacttacaaactgcaggcatacctttgggaattgacttgtggggtataACGCCACAGCAGCCCAATTCCACAAGCTCTCTGCTTGCTGACAGACCCTACTCTAACCCTTTCCCTAGCAGTTCACTCTGCAACCTCTGCCAGTGTCAAACACCATCTCAGCTACGTGGTTGCAGCTGCACAGGGTTgtcatttttccttgtgtgtatCATAGAATCTtctaccccaccccaaatattatACAACCAACCAAGAAGTGGAGTCCTTTGAGTTGCGGCATATACTACAGATGGTGAGACAGACAGGGCATCTCTCTACAATACAAAACTTCCACATGAATCTGGGCAAAGAGTCAAAAGATAATTCCCCTGAGGATTACATATGCCAAACTTCCAATTACATATGCCAGCCAAACCTGGTCTGCTCCCCTCCAAACGttttaaactacaattcccatcattcttcatCATCAGCtaagctggttggggctgatgggatcctGCTAAATAGAAGGCACCATGCTGGTGCTGCTATTATTatcatgtaagcctatgctgcagggtcttgctatttactgttttactctgtacagcaccatgtgcattgatggtgctatataaataaataaataaataaataaataaataaataaaataataataataataataatcatgatgGAAGAGGATGAGGTTAAACGTGTCCTTGCCAGTAACACTTGAAAAGGGTAATGTTCAGATCCAGAGTGGAATAAAATGCTACCAGTGGGGTCATTCAGTCCTCAACATTTGCAGATGTAATTATCTCAACTGTAATTATCCAAAAAACTGTCATTGACTTTCTTTGCTAGATCACCAGTAATTTCCCATGGGAAAAATCAATAAGCAGACCTGAGTGTAGTTATATACCTGGTCTGTAGATTTGAGAAGTGGGACTAGGAAGGTCATGCTAGACTCTGCCAGTTTGATCTCTCAATCTTCCCCCTTTCTTGTTACAAACCTGCCTAGATGATGGAACAACAGAAATCTTAGCTGCCATTTGCAGCATTCATCTGTGatcataacaataataaaaagaagactgATACATTTCAAGTTAAGAAATCTATTGGGAGAATCAATCACCATCCATAGCAGAGCAGCTTGTTTATTTAACATGTGGCTGCTGCTGTAGAAAAGCAGAGGAGGCCTTTTGTCTAGAGAGAAGTTTGCCATCAAGATGATGGAGGCTGTGgttgtgttgttgctgctgctgctgttgcctcaCATGACATTCAGTACAGATGCCACAAATTGCTTTAAGAATGATCCTATCCACATTCCACATGAATGGTATCAACCAGGTAGCCTCCTCATTGGTGGGATTGGTTCTCAGATCATACATATTTCCCCAGCTGGTGTTTCCTTCAACAAACACCCTTCTCAAGAACTGTTTGACCTTCAAATGTAAGTAATCCAAGGGATAGTATTCTGAAAGAATATGTATGTGACAGTCCACATCATTCTGAATCTTTGTTATGTTAGttaccccccccctcacacacacataccaagttctgggaccaattcttttcaactagttcataaatgatctggaattaggagtgagcagtgaagtggccaagtttgctgatgacacccaattatttaaggttgttaaaacacaaagggattgtgaagagctccaaagggatctctccaagctgggagagtgggcatccaaatgggagatggggttcaatgtaagcaagtgtaaggtgatgcacgttggaacaaaaaaaaccaacttcaagtataacctaataggatctgagctggcagtgaccgaacaagaaagagatctttgattgtggtggacagattgatgaaaatgtccacccagtgtgcggctgctgtaaagaaggcaaactcca includes the following:
- the LOC134405406 gene encoding vomeronasal type-2 receptor 26-like yields the protein MVPNESHQYVGIIRLLQHFGWMWVGLFAVDDDSGDHFFQVLEPLLSQNGICSAFIERMPKQASWRTGEQMMTITLNFHQHVTNSTANAFIVYGETMIITWLILIIDALYKGTNTSMKKVWIMTAQVDFALTSIQRKADLQVFQGAISFTVHSQQLLNFKKFLQLMKPCQTQGNRFLKDFCEQVFDCWFPNSQEPMEVGEICTGEEKLENLPGPLFEMAMTGHSYSIYNAIYAVVLAFHAMYSSRSNHRMMVKGRRTQPQDHWPWQLHPFLQGQVFNNSVGETMSFNANREIEAGFDIMSLLISPNNSFLRVNVGRIQHKALTEEFSINQDKITWHGSFNQELPISLCSNSCHPGDQKKKKEGEKFCCYDCVPCQAGMISNQKDMDDCFKCPEDQYPNEDQDKCIPKIITFLSYEEPLGIGLASLAVSFSLITVLVLGIFIKHKDTPIVKANNRNITYVLLISLLLCFICSLLFLGKPRKVTCLLQQTTFGIVFSVAVSSVLAKTITVVLAFMATKPGSSMRKWIGKSLTSTTILSCSLVQGFICTVWLGTSPPFPDVDMESLIGKIIFKCNEGSVHMFYIVLGYLGLLSILSFTVAFLARKLPDSFNEAKFITFSMLVFCSVWVSFVPTYVGTKGKYVVAVEIFSILGSSAGLLVCIFCPKCYIILVKPDLNKKEKLMRRMN